One region of Bdellovibrio bacteriovorus genomic DNA includes:
- a CDS encoding TIGR02285 family protein: protein MRVCTFLLIILSFYSAWAQAPAKAPQTIYWLFFDLPPAVDFRASPPGYMVEIHQLLTARMPEYKHQVVEVPFLRILQQLKKKMKVCSLMVLKNPERAKFIEFGTPLLQGYPAGVITRKDDPKISKYVVKPGLIDFDRILKDESLTLGLVAERFYGKKINSSLAKKNEVKLVEKKSLNVDHELKALLGLGRIDVYLGYPFEADNDKFTFYFVKEGLEVLDPRVGCEKSEFGKEVVAKTESLRKEFKLDAEFIKVYNRYYSPDAQKKYKSLQ from the coding sequence ATGAGAGTCTGCACCTTCTTGTTGATTATCTTAAGTTTCTATTCAGCCTGGGCCCAGGCGCCAGCAAAAGCTCCGCAGACGATATATTGGCTCTTTTTTGATCTGCCGCCGGCTGTTGATTTTCGCGCCAGTCCTCCAGGATACATGGTCGAGATCCATCAACTGCTCACGGCTCGAATGCCTGAATACAAACATCAAGTCGTCGAAGTGCCTTTCTTACGCATTTTGCAGCAGTTGAAAAAAAAGATGAAAGTGTGCTCGTTGATGGTTTTAAAAAATCCGGAGCGCGCGAAATTCATTGAGTTCGGAACCCCGCTTCTGCAAGGATATCCAGCGGGCGTGATTACGCGAAAAGATGACCCTAAGATTTCAAAGTATGTGGTGAAGCCGGGCTTGATCGATTTCGATCGGATTCTCAAGGATGAAAGTCTGACTCTCGGTTTGGTTGCTGAAAGATTTTATGGCAAGAAAATCAACTCCAGCCTAGCAAAAAAAAATGAAGTCAAATTGGTGGAGAAGAAAAGTTTGAATGTCGATCATGAGCTCAAAGCTTTATTAGGATTGGGCCGTATTGACGTTTATCTAGGTTATCCCTTCGAAGCCGACAACGATAAATTCACCTTCTATTTTGTGAAAGAGGGTCTGGAAGTGTTGGATCCACGTGTGGGCTGCGAAAAATCTGAGTTCGGTAAAGAGGTCGTCGCTAAAACTGAGTCTTTGCGCAAGGAGTTTAAACTCGATGCAGAGTTCATTAAGGTTTATAACCGGTATTATTCGCCGGATGCGCAGAAGAAATATAAAAGCCTTCAATAA
- a CDS encoding aminoacyl-tRNA deacylase → MTDKEKFPMTLAIRELLAHNVSYMGHLFPYQEKGGTKHSSQQLGVDEHIVIKTLIMEADDKSPLVVLMHGDLQVSTKQLARELGVKTISPCKPEVADRHSGYQVGGTSPFGTKRKMPVFMEKSIADLDVIYINGGKRGFLVSMSPKEVLRLLNPQLVTVGVRE, encoded by the coding sequence ATGACTGATAAAGAAAAGTTCCCTATGACTCTGGCGATACGTGAACTCCTGGCTCATAACGTGAGCTACATGGGTCATCTTTTTCCGTATCAGGAAAAAGGCGGGACGAAGCATTCCTCGCAGCAATTGGGAGTTGACGAACACATCGTCATTAAAACTCTGATCATGGAAGCTGACGACAAGTCTCCGCTCGTTGTACTTATGCACGGTGATTTGCAAGTTTCGACCAAACAGTTGGCGCGTGAATTGGGTGTGAAAACGATTTCTCCGTGCAAACCGGAAGTGGCCGATCGACATTCGGGTTATCAGGTCGGAGGGACATCCCCCTTTGGTACTAAACGAAAAATGCCCGTGTTTATGGAAAAAAGCATCGCTGATTTAGACGTGATCTATATCAATGGCGGCAAACGAGGTTTTTTAGTTTCCATGTCGCCGAAGGAAGTTCTTCGCCTTTTAAATCCTCAACTGGTCACGGTGGGAGTTCGCGAATGA
- a CDS encoding CapA family protein, translating into MKKYIITSLLFAFTAHAGPDLTYSTSCDARNQIATLSFVGDILIHDMLYKSVMAGSKDFSQIWNRTNGLMQKADFSVGNLEGPAALGIDKMGRDHGDVGFTYDLNIYSGTNMVFNFHPRILSDLQKSGYDLLTVANNHSLDRHAIGVDRTIQAARNIGLPVVGTRIAEERNADFHRIATIRNMRVAFLGCTEMTNGRTDHKDQVLSCYNTERILSIIKNLSSRSDVDAVIVLPHWGVEYSHTPDSKQKSFARKFLEAGATAVIGSHPHVLQPWEKYVTTDGREALIVYSLGNFVAFQKDVQRKTGTVAYVGLSKEGNQKAKIFGVGYTPTYRDGYEVYPVGSGSFKNALHHAAQMFGTRARVEPTNALVPALCANSK; encoded by the coding sequence ATGAAAAAATATATTATCACTTCCTTATTATTCGCGTTTACAGCCCATGCGGGACCGGATTTGACTTATTCAACCTCTTGCGATGCTCGCAATCAGATCGCCACTCTTTCTTTTGTCGGTGATATTCTTATTCACGACATGCTTTACAAATCAGTGATGGCGGGAAGTAAAGACTTCTCTCAGATCTGGAACCGCACGAACGGACTGATGCAAAAGGCTGATTTTTCTGTGGGGAACTTAGAAGGCCCCGCAGCTTTGGGTATCGATAAAATGGGAAGAGACCACGGCGACGTGGGGTTTACTTACGACTTGAATATTTACTCTGGCACGAACATGGTCTTTAACTTCCATCCGCGCATTTTGTCGGACTTGCAAAAGTCAGGATATGATCTTTTGACGGTCGCCAATAACCACTCCTTGGATCGCCACGCGATCGGTGTGGATCGTACCATTCAAGCGGCTCGAAATATTGGACTTCCAGTTGTGGGAACTCGCATCGCCGAAGAACGCAATGCCGACTTTCATCGTATCGCTACCATTCGCAACATGCGCGTGGCTTTTTTAGGTTGCACGGAAATGACGAATGGGCGCACGGATCACAAAGACCAAGTTCTTTCCTGCTATAACACCGAAAGAATTCTTAGCATTATCAAGAATCTTTCGTCGCGTTCCGATGTTGATGCGGTGATCGTGCTTCCGCACTGGGGCGTGGAATACAGTCATACTCCCGATAGCAAGCAGAAAAGTTTCGCTCGCAAATTCTTAGAGGCGGGGGCTACCGCCGTCATAGGCTCTCATCCCCATGTTTTACAGCCTTGGGAAAAATACGTAACGACCGACGGGCGTGAGGCTTTGATTGTATACTCGTTAGGAAATTTCGTGGCTTTCCAAAAAGACGTGCAAAGAAAAACCGGCACTGTGGCCTATGTCGGTCTTTCTAAAGAGGGAAACCAAAAAGCGAAGATCTTCGGTGTAGGTTATACACCGACATACCGTGATGGCTATGAAGTTTATCCGGTAGGCAGCGGTTCCTTCAAGAATGCCCTTCATCACGCGGCTCAAATGTTTGGAACACGTGCTCGTGTCGAGCCGACGAATGCTTTAGTCCCCGCGCTTTGTGCGAATAGTAAGTAA
- a CDS encoding MFS transporter, which produces MFINISPLRQYRDFRLLFFGQMISFLGSMVSYVAIPYQVYELTKDNWLVGLLGLVQLGPVLIFGILGGTYADRLDRRKLLLVSEFFMSLMILGLTLNAWSDKPSVPLIFILVALFQSILGFHRPAMDALTQKIVDKKDYAAVGALGSFRYSAGAIVGPALGGILIASFGIKGAYLFDFISFVAAFIALYLMSKIPNPEKRDNSPWTDAKEGLKYAVSKPELIGTYLIDIVAMAFAFPVALFPSMSEQWGGASAAGFLFSAMAVGSLVMTVFSGWTSKVSRHGRAVVIAATLWAVFIIGVGYAQHLWVALLFLGLAGAADMMSGLFRGIIWNETVPNELRGRLSGIEMISYMSGPLIGNARAGWMAAKVSVPFSISVGGAICAVAVIVTAFCLPKFWRYHGHASHTS; this is translated from the coding sequence ATGTTTATAAATATTTCTCCCTTGAGACAGTACCGCGATTTCCGACTTCTTTTCTTCGGCCAAATGATTTCATTTTTAGGAAGCATGGTGAGCTATGTCGCCATCCCCTATCAGGTTTACGAATTGACGAAAGACAACTGGCTGGTCGGCCTTTTGGGCCTGGTGCAGTTGGGCCCCGTTTTAATCTTTGGGATCCTGGGCGGCACCTACGCTGATCGTTTGGATCGCAGGAAGCTGCTTCTAGTTTCTGAATTTTTCATGAGCTTGATGATTTTAGGTTTGACGTTAAACGCTTGGAGCGACAAACCCTCGGTGCCATTGATCTTTATCCTGGTCGCGCTTTTCCAAAGCATCCTGGGCTTTCACCGTCCCGCCATGGATGCTCTGACTCAGAAAATCGTTGATAAAAAAGACTATGCCGCCGTCGGGGCGTTAGGCAGTTTCCGCTATTCTGCAGGCGCCATCGTGGGCCCCGCTTTAGGTGGAATTTTGATTGCGAGCTTTGGAATCAAGGGAGCCTACCTATTTGATTTTATCAGCTTTGTGGCGGCCTTTATTGCCCTTTACCTGATGTCCAAGATTCCGAATCCAGAGAAAAGGGATAATTCTCCATGGACTGACGCCAAAGAGGGTCTTAAGTATGCGGTCTCCAAGCCGGAGCTCATCGGAACTTATCTGATTGATATCGTCGCCATGGCCTTTGCCTTTCCAGTGGCGCTATTCCCTTCTATGTCGGAACAATGGGGAGGAGCTTCCGCTGCGGGGTTCTTGTTCTCTGCCATGGCGGTTGGTTCTTTGGTCATGACCGTTTTTAGCGGCTGGACATCCAAGGTCTCTCGACACGGTCGAGCCGTCGTGATCGCCGCCACACTGTGGGCCGTATTTATTATCGGAGTGGGCTATGCCCAACATCTTTGGGTGGCGCTTTTATTCCTTGGCTTAGCCGGCGCCGCCGACATGATGAGCGGACTTTTCCGCGGTATTATCTGGAATGAAACCGTTCCGAATGAGTTGCGGGGACGTCTTTCCGGGATAGAAATGATCTCGTATATGTCAGGCCCCCTGATTGGCAATGCGCGTGCGGGCTGGATGGCTGCGAAAGTCTCTGTGCCTTTTAGTATCAGCGTGGGCGGAGCGATCTGCGCTGTGGCGGTTATCGTGACGGCGTTTTGTCTTCCAAAGTTTTGGCGCTACCACGGACACGCCTCGCATACTTCATAA
- a CDS encoding AlkZ-related protein produces the protein MTSKTKKRKMVEAIERRGCLLVYPLQNQKEPSSLWSELYPRSEMVWGWDSDADDRVGEMWILREELSRSEEVVYAKWFRNRATFFSKKVFINLLAYLGTSKGFIHLPKASQEALDSFLMDSPQSTKIIKENLGWQGKMMESHYNRAMKPLWNYLFIVGFGEVDDSSFPSLNMAATQTLFEDLWLQSQEISEEKAEAFLLKTLGEENLFMKYARRVRGSAKTLEDKTPSR, from the coding sequence ATGACGTCGAAGACTAAAAAAAGAAAGATGGTGGAAGCCATCGAGCGCCGCGGGTGTCTTTTAGTTTATCCTTTGCAAAATCAAAAGGAGCCTTCCAGTCTGTGGTCGGAGCTTTATCCGCGCAGTGAAATGGTGTGGGGCTGGGACTCCGATGCCGATGATCGTGTAGGAGAAATGTGGATTTTGCGCGAAGAACTGTCTCGCAGCGAAGAAGTCGTCTATGCGAAGTGGTTTCGCAATCGGGCTACGTTCTTCTCTAAAAAAGTATTCATAAATTTATTGGCTTACCTGGGAACATCGAAAGGTTTTATTCATTTGCCGAAGGCCTCGCAAGAGGCTTTGGATAGCTTCCTGATGGATTCGCCCCAGTCGACAAAAATCATCAAGGAAAATTTGGGCTGGCAGGGGAAGATGATGGAAAGCCATTACAATCGCGCGATGAAGCCGTTGTGGAATTATCTTTTCATTGTCGGATTTGGCGAAGTCGACGACTCGAGTTTTCCTTCGCTCAACATGGCAGCGACACAGACTTTGTTTGAAGACCTGTGGTTGCAGTCTCAAGAGATCAGTGAAGAAAAGGCCGAGGCCTTCTTATTAAAAACCCTCGGCGAAGAAAATTTATTTATGAAGTATGCGAGGCGTGTCCGTGGTAGCGCCAAAACTTTGGAAGACAAAACGCCGTCACGATAA
- the mtgA gene encoding monofunctional biosynthetic peptidoglycan transglycosylase, with the protein MKKYWPRIRNWITKLVLLFFVSSLGAVLFYRFVPVFITPLMVIRSVESLWGEKFVGISKDWVSLEEISPSVQRAVLKAEDYRFFEHNGFDYDAIQKALKYNKTHKRKKGASTISQQTAKNVFLWPQRDWIRKGFEAYFTVLIEFVWPKERILEVYLNVIELGPGVYGVEAASQKFFKKTAKRLSPAEASLIAAVLPNPRRFRIDRPSIYVMARQRRILNRVAPEIPKAADASLLDFLDLKFESEDEIN; encoded by the coding sequence ATGAAAAAATACTGGCCCCGAATTCGAAATTGGATCACGAAGCTTGTGCTGCTCTTTTTTGTAAGCAGCTTGGGTGCCGTTTTGTTTTATCGATTCGTGCCGGTCTTTATCACGCCCCTGATGGTGATTCGCTCGGTGGAGTCCCTGTGGGGTGAAAAGTTTGTGGGGATCTCGAAAGACTGGGTGTCCCTAGAAGAAATCTCGCCTTCTGTGCAAAGAGCTGTTTTAAAAGCCGAAGACTATCGCTTCTTTGAGCATAACGGCTTTGACTACGACGCCATTCAAAAAGCCCTGAAATACAACAAAACCCATAAGCGTAAAAAGGGTGCGTCGACCATCAGTCAGCAAACAGCAAAGAATGTGTTCCTATGGCCACAAAGAGATTGGATTCGCAAAGGCTTTGAAGCTTACTTCACAGTTCTTATTGAGTTCGTTTGGCCGAAAGAGCGCATCTTGGAAGTTTATCTAAATGTGATCGAGTTAGGTCCTGGCGTTTATGGTGTGGAAGCGGCTTCACAAAAGTTCTTTAAAAAAACTGCTAAAAGACTTTCTCCGGCAGAGGCTTCTCTCATTGCAGCCGTGTTACCTAATCCCCGTCGTTTCCGCATTGATCGACCGTCGATTTATGTGATGGCTCGGCAAAGACGTATCTTGAATCGTGTGGCTCCAGAAATTCCGAAAGCGGCCGATGCTTCTTTGTTAGATTTCCTCGATCTTAAATTCGAATCCGAAGACGAAATCAACTAG
- the gloA gene encoding lactoylglutathione lyase: MSETKGYVFNHTMMRIKDPKASLEFYTNVLGMKLVRKLDYAEWKFSLFFLAYVPEGEAVPSENEANAKYTFGRQAVLELTHNWGTEEQEKTPYHNGNTEPRGFGHICISVPNIQEACARFERMGVPFQKKLGEGGMKNIAFIKDPDDYWVEIVQPGLL; encoded by the coding sequence ATGTCAGAGACAAAAGGTTACGTATTTAATCATACGATGATGCGCATTAAAGATCCCAAAGCGTCGTTGGAATTTTACACAAACGTTTTGGGAATGAAGTTGGTTCGTAAGTTGGATTATGCTGAATGGAAGTTTTCCCTTTTCTTTCTAGCGTATGTTCCTGAAGGGGAGGCCGTGCCTTCCGAAAATGAAGCCAATGCCAAATACACCTTCGGCAGACAAGCCGTTCTAGAGTTAACTCACAATTGGGGTACTGAAGAGCAAGAAAAGACGCCTTACCACAACGGAAACACGGAACCTCGTGGTTTTGGTCATATCTGCATCTCTGTTCCCAATATTCAAGAAGCCTGCGCCCGTTTTGAGCGCATGGGAGTGCCTTTTCAGAAAAAACTGGGTGAAGGCGGCATGAAAAATATCGCCTTTATCAAAGATCCAGATGACTATTGGGTTGAGATCGTGCAACCAGGTCTTCTCTAG
- a CDS encoding DUF4360 domain-containing protein, giving the protein MWRGLAHLTGLLVLALSIQSNAQTPPGVRIQSIQAVGSGCPVGSHSANISPDGQTFSLLLDNFVASSTMQNPIARLMCELKVSFYVPAGWTFAVLSADYRGFAYAEAGTVTQHQALYSFDGSKPKNERPGYENGGTYNFRAQEFRGPYNDNYYIKHNIDPRVAPWAPCSSQSVQTLYVTTFLMARNLNLSSLVESTISLDSIDGQVQSQRYSLAWKQCTPSRVTPPTKDPGTPRPAPPRDPGRPPRYR; this is encoded by the coding sequence ATGTGGCGAGGACTCGCACATCTAACTGGTCTTTTGGTTTTGGCATTATCAATTCAATCCAACGCACAAACTCCGCCGGGAGTTCGTATTCAAAGTATTCAAGCTGTTGGCAGCGGATGTCCTGTAGGTTCACACAGCGCTAATATTTCACCAGATGGTCAGACGTTTTCTCTTCTATTAGATAATTTTGTCGCCTCATCGACAATGCAAAATCCCATCGCTCGTTTGATGTGTGAATTGAAAGTCAGCTTCTATGTTCCAGCCGGATGGACTTTTGCGGTTCTTAGCGCCGATTACCGTGGCTTTGCTTACGCTGAAGCGGGAACCGTCACACAACACCAAGCTCTTTATTCTTTTGATGGCAGTAAACCTAAAAACGAAAGACCGGGCTACGAAAACGGTGGAACTTACAACTTCCGTGCTCAAGAATTCAGAGGTCCCTACAACGACAACTATTACATCAAACACAATATCGATCCGCGAGTCGCACCTTGGGCTCCGTGCAGCTCGCAATCTGTGCAAACTCTTTATGTCACAACATTCTTAATGGCTCGAAACTTAAATCTATCTTCACTTGTTGAATCGACAATCTCTTTAGATAGCATCGATGGACAAGTGCAGTCGCAGCGTTACTCGCTGGCATGGAAACAGTGCACTCCATCACGAGTGACACCACCGACGAAAGATCCAGGCACACCACGTCCCGCGCCGCCTCGCGATCCAGGTCGTCCACCAAGATACAGATAA
- a CDS encoding DUF4360 domain-containing protein produces MKKMMLMGLLGVVSALSLQANAQVRLGEPAYGGTGCPAGSASVTLSPDQQALSILFDNYVAEAGGGRRIDRKSCNISVPVHVPSGYSVSIFQVDYRGFNSVPRGGLSRFDAEYFWAGARGPRVSRTFMGPVSDVYTISDGLIASAQVWSPCGASVNLRINTSMMAQANSRGEQTLATVDSADVTSGLIYHLRWQRCR; encoded by the coding sequence ATGAAAAAAATGATGTTAATGGGTCTTCTGGGAGTGGTGTCAGCACTCAGTCTTCAGGCGAATGCGCAAGTGCGCTTGGGTGAGCCTGCTTACGGTGGTACAGGTTGTCCTGCGGGATCAGCAAGTGTCACTTTGAGTCCTGACCAACAGGCTTTAAGTATCTTGTTTGATAACTACGTGGCTGAAGCCGGTGGCGGTCGTCGTATTGATCGTAAATCGTGCAACATCTCCGTTCCAGTGCATGTGCCTTCTGGATACAGTGTTTCTATTTTTCAAGTGGACTACCGTGGTTTTAACTCGGTGCCTCGCGGAGGCCTTTCTCGCTTTGACGCGGAATACTTCTGGGCAGGTGCACGTGGACCTCGCGTTTCTAGAACTTTCATGGGACCGGTGAGCGATGTTTACACGATCTCTGATGGTTTGATTGCAAGTGCCCAAGTGTGGTCTCCGTGTGGAGCGAGCGTGAATCTAAGAATCAATACGTCGATGATGGCTCAAGCGAACTCTCGCGGTGAGCAAACTTTGGCGACAGTGGACAGTGCCGATGTGACTTCAGGCCTAATCTACCACCTAAGATGGCAACGTTGCCGCTAG
- a CDS encoding RtcB family protein has translation MPILTNLKSENKPVKIWAPEGEVESQAARQLQNVASLPFVFKHVAAMPDVHLGIGATVGSVIATKGAVIPAAVGVDIGCGMIAARLNVEPHRILHDLDKLRHSIERSVPVGHESNRSLTSSVENWEGWKHIPESVSNLRLKDKAAHQLGTLGGGNHFIEICTDADGAVWVMLHSGSRNVGKSLAEEHIRHAKGELKKLATVLPDPDLAYYVEGTAEYETYMRDLEWAQEYALENREEMLRRVLHAISFHIGMKGAPVPFSMKVNCHHNYATREIHYGEDVLVTRKGAVRAERGDMGIIPGSMGARSYIVRGKGNPESFNSCAHGAGRRMSRGEAKRRFDITDLIEQTSGVECRKDSGVIDEIPSAYKDIDQVMKNQEDLVEVVAVLKQVLCVKG, from the coding sequence ATGCCAATTTTGACAAACTTAAAATCCGAGAATAAGCCTGTAAAAATATGGGCGCCAGAAGGCGAAGTGGAGTCACAAGCGGCGCGCCAGTTGCAGAATGTGGCCTCACTTCCATTCGTGTTTAAGCATGTAGCGGCGATGCCCGACGTTCATTTAGGAATTGGCGCGACTGTGGGCAGTGTTATTGCCACAAAAGGCGCGGTCATACCCGCAGCAGTGGGCGTTGATATAGGGTGTGGCATGATTGCGGCCAGACTCAATGTTGAACCACACCGCATTCTTCACGATTTGGATAAACTTCGTCATTCGATCGAGCGCTCTGTTCCTGTGGGACATGAGTCCAATCGAAGTCTCACATCTTCCGTCGAAAACTGGGAAGGCTGGAAACATATTCCTGAGTCTGTTTCAAATTTGCGCTTGAAAGATAAAGCCGCTCATCAGTTAGGAACATTGGGCGGAGGAAATCACTTCATCGAAATTTGCACCGACGCTGACGGCGCCGTGTGGGTCATGCTGCATTCAGGTTCTCGTAATGTCGGTAAGAGTCTCGCTGAAGAGCACATCCGCCACGCCAAAGGTGAATTAAAAAAGCTGGCGACGGTACTTCCAGATCCCGATCTGGCTTACTATGTCGAAGGCACAGCTGAATATGAAACCTACATGCGTGATTTAGAATGGGCGCAAGAGTATGCTTTAGAAAATCGCGAAGAGATGCTTCGTCGTGTTCTTCACGCTATTTCATTTCATATCGGAATGAAGGGAGCCCCGGTGCCCTTTTCGATGAAGGTCAATTGCCATCACAATTACGCGACTCGCGAAATTCACTATGGTGAAGACGTGCTAGTCACACGCAAAGGAGCCGTGCGGGCAGAGCGCGGTGACATGGGTATCATTCCTGGCTCCATGGGGGCACGCTCGTACATCGTGCGAGGTAAGGGTAATCCAGAATCATTTAACTCCTGTGCTCACGGCGCCGGACGAAGAATGTCGCGCGGTGAAGCAAAACGTCGTTTTGATATCACCGACTTGATCGAACAAACAAGCGGGGTGGAATGCCGCAAAGACTCCGGCGTGATCGATGAAATTCCTTCGGCATATAAGGACATTGATCAAGTGATGAAGAATCAAGAAGATCTGGTCGAAGTCGTTGCTGTTTTAAAACAAGTGCTGTGCGTGAAGGGTTAG
- a CDS encoding substrate-binding periplasmic protein has product MFQSLLGLFLVLLASVSWAGSNSSSLRVVTEYWPPVTFEEDGKPQGMAVELTQVLQKQMNRSEPIEVLPWPRAYHLVLNQPNVLLFTVIDNAERKNLFTFLGPIAQGEIALFARRTTVLDVSDKEKLKNMAISVHRGTAFQDTLTRQKFKKIVPVNSPVSGVKMLMAGRVDLICEDVLAVTRMMQEAGYPEDAFIKVATLERVGYYYAFSKNTESETIQQWRNALEKAKRSGQFKAIYKKWFGNNPAPENVILRLAERDLEKPEEKLLWAELLTPQFDDQK; this is encoded by the coding sequence ATGTTTCAGTCACTCTTAGGGCTTTTTCTCGTTTTGCTGGCCTCGGTTTCTTGGGCTGGCTCCAATTCGTCTTCACTGCGAGTTGTGACTGAGTATTGGCCTCCGGTGACCTTCGAAGAAGATGGTAAACCTCAGGGGATGGCAGTCGAACTAACTCAGGTGCTGCAAAAACAAATGAATCGCTCTGAGCCTATTGAAGTTCTTCCCTGGCCCCGAGCTTATCATCTGGTCTTGAATCAACCGAACGTTTTGCTTTTCACAGTGATTGATAATGCCGAACGGAAAAATCTTTTTACTTTCTTGGGACCTATTGCTCAGGGTGAAATTGCTTTGTTCGCGCGCAGAACAACGGTGCTAGATGTTTCAGATAAAGAAAAACTAAAGAACATGGCTATCAGTGTTCACCGAGGCACAGCTTTTCAAGATACTTTGACTCGACAGAAATTTAAAAAGATCGTGCCCGTGAATTCACCTGTGAGTGGCGTCAAGATGTTAATGGCCGGTCGCGTGGATTTGATTTGTGAAGACGTGCTGGCAGTCACTCGCATGATGCAAGAGGCGGGTTATCCGGAAGATGCATTCATAAAAGTCGCGACGCTTGAAAGAGTCGGTTACTATTACGCGTTTTCTAAAAACACTGAATCTGAAACTATTCAGCAGTGGAGAAATGCTTTAGAAAAAGCGAAGCGCAGCGGACAATTCAAAGCCATTTATAAAAAATGGTTCGGAAATAATCCGGCGCCAGAAAATGTTATTCTTCGCCTTGCAGAGCGGGATCTTGAAAAACCTGAAGAAAAACTTCTTTGGGCTGAGCTCCTGACACCCCAATTTGACGATCAAAAATAA
- a CDS encoding DsbA family oxidoreductase, giving the protein MKKKIVVELVVDIVCPWCYVGKKNFLDAVAERKDIDIEVKVLPFQLDPASPQEGVPRKEYLRNKFGNDENFKAAEARLLGAAEKSGLKMNMEKIKTHINTLDCHRLIWWAGKKGKQLDVTNALYAAYYEEGLDLSKIENLQKALSPIGFKPEEVSEFLKSDQGREEVGALIGEAYDLGISGVPFFIFDRQIGVSGAQPKEVFLQVFQDPALQGEE; this is encoded by the coding sequence ATGAAAAAGAAAATCGTCGTTGAGCTTGTTGTGGATATTGTTTGTCCCTGGTGTTACGTCGGAAAGAAAAATTTCTTAGATGCCGTGGCAGAGCGCAAAGATATCGACATCGAAGTGAAGGTCCTGCCTTTTCAATTAGATCCTGCCAGCCCACAAGAAGGTGTTCCTCGCAAAGAATATCTGCGGAATAAATTCGGAAATGACGAAAACTTTAAGGCGGCAGAAGCAAGATTGCTCGGGGCAGCTGAAAAATCCGGATTGAAAATGAATATGGAGAAAATTAAAACTCATATCAACACTCTGGATTGTCATCGCCTGATTTGGTGGGCGGGAAAAAAAGGAAAGCAGCTTGATGTTACTAACGCACTTTATGCGGCTTACTATGAAGAGGGCTTAGATTTATCTAAGATCGAAAATCTTCAGAAAGCACTGTCACCGATCGGTTTCAAACCGGAAGAAGTTTCTGAATTCCTTAAAAGCGATCAAGGCCGCGAAGAAGTCGGTGCCTTGATAGGTGAAGCTTATGACTTAGGAATCAGCGGAGTGCCGTTCTTTATTTTTGATCGTCAAATTGGGGTGTCAGGAGCTCAGCCCAAAGAAGTTTTTCTTCAGGTTTTTCAAGATCCCGCTCTGCAAGGCGAAGAATAA